ATAGCAAAACAGGATAAAATACTAAAATGAACAAAAAAAATATATTAGTTTTGGGGAATATCTATAAAGTAAAGGATTATCTGGATTATGATAATTATAATTATCATTTAATCACGTCTTATTTTGATATCTCGCAGCTTTCAAATGAACTGAAAAATTCTATTAAATATCACGCGATAAGTACAAATGATACTTTTGACGTTTCTTGTTTTGAGAATAAATTCGATAGTATTTTAGAGATTACCAAAGAAATAATTGAACATTTTGGAAATATAGAGGCTATTATATCAACAAATGAAGCAACAGTGGTTGTCGCTTCAAAATTAAGGGGTATCCTAAATATAAATAAAGGGTTGGTCAGTCCTAACGCTATCTTTCTCAGAGATAAAATAAAAATGAAAGAACGTTTAAAAGATACTGTACCTCTTGCAGATTTTTCAGAAATCACAAAAGAGGATTATCAGACTATAGTTGAACAATTCATAAAGAAATACAAAAAAATAGTTATTAAACCTTCTAACCAAGCTGGAGGCTGTGGTATAAAAATTGTATCAGACTATCAAGATGCAATAAATCACATAAACGAACTTTTTGATCAAAGTGATAAGATTAGTGTTGAACAATATATAAGTGGTACTATTATGCACTTTGATGGTATTATAAAAAATGGTATATTAGTAAATTTTATGGTTTGCAAAAAGGTAGGTACAGCATATGATTATATAAATAATAATAATGTTCTATCCACTATAGTAGTTTCGGATAGCGAGTTAATAAATAAAGCCAAAGAATTCACTATAAAATGTTTTGAACAATTTGATATTCAAAATACAGTTTTTCATTTGGAAGTAATTTATTATGAAAATAAATTCATTTTCTTGGAAATAGCTGGTAGACCTCCAGGTGGAAATATTGTGAATTTATATAATTATGCTTACGAATTTGATTTTTACAAACATTCTTATTTTCTAGATTTAAATGAGACTATACCAAATATTTATTTTCAAAATAATTTTGCATTATCTTTAATCCCTGTTCCTAACCTCAAAGAATACACAATTAAAAACGTACGAGGGATCGATAACTTACCTATCAATATAGTTAATATTACTTTCAAAGGGATAGGTTCAAAAAATCAATATCGGCCATTTGATCCTTTCGATAGTATCTGTCAAGTATATTTTACTTGGGAAAGTGAAAAAGATTTGACTAACACAATTGCTTATATTGAAAATAACATCAAATTTGAATGTCTTGAACATTTGCAGTGAAAAGTACAAAAGCGCACAATACAAAAAGTGCGCTTTTATGCTTTACTAATATCCATTAAATCCAAACAAATTCTATTCAAAAATAGAGGGTGGTTATTTTGATTTTTCGGAATTTGAATCATAACTTAAAAATTCGACTTTTAACAAGCTTCTTACAAAATTCTATTATGTTTAGTATTATTCCGTTTATGTCTTTATATTTGTCTGCTTATATGGGAGTTATAGCTGCGGGTCTCTACTTAATTATTGCAGTAGTAGTTAATTTTTTAGCTTCTTTAATCGGGGGGCATATAAGTGACGTATTTTCAAAAAAAGGAATCATTTTAACTAATTCTTATGTAAATGTATTGGTATTTTTATCAATGACTATTTGTATCTATACTGAACAAAGATTAGTTACTTTATTCTCAATTTTGTTTATATGTAGTCAACTAATCTATGGTATTATGAAGCCGGCTCAAGACGCTATTACTATAGAATCTATCACCGAAGAAACAAGAAGGGAATATTCTGTAATACAATACTGGATTAATAATTTATCCATGGCTTTGGGGATAACAATTGGCGGTGCTGTATATAATAATTATAAATCAGAATTATTTATAACAGCTACGGCGATACTATTAATAAATAGTATTATTATAAAATTGTTTTTACAAGACATTAATATTAATAAAATTCATAAAAGTAATGAATCGTTTTTAATAAATACACTGAATAGCTATAAAGAAGTTTATAAGGATAAACCATATGTAAATTTAGTTTTAGGATTGGCATTTGTTATGATGGCCGAGCTATCAATGTCTTCTTATATAGTGGTTAGACTAAAAGAGGATTTTACAACAGTAGGATTCTACGGTTTTTCAATTGATGGTGTAAAATTATATTCTATTTTAATGATAATAAATACTTTTATCGTTATTAGTATGACTTTTGTATTTTCAAGAATTTCACAAAAGATGAGTCCAAATCAATCAATAACGATCGGTGTGTTATTATATATATCAGGGTATTCAGTAATGGTCATATCATCTAATATTTATATATTAATAGTTTCAATGGTAATTGCAACAATTGGAGAATTATTATATGCCCCTGCTTACAACTCAGAAAGGATTAGAATTATTCCTATAGATAAAAGAGGGGCCTATTCAGCAGTTGCTGGATTTTCTAATAAAATTGGTAATATGTTATCAAAATCAGCTTTAATCATTAGTGCGGTCTTAGCTCCTAATTTTATTGCATTATATATTTTTCTTACAGGAATTATTGGTTTGTTCTTGATTTCTAATAGTTTATTTAATAATAAAAATATTAATTACCTCGAAAATGATCAAACTTTTTTATAAAAATCAAACTTATATCTGCTGAATAAAAATCCATTGTGATCAAACTTTTTTCAAAATGGACTTTTATTTTTGGCCATAAAATGAGGGCTCATATGGCATTTTTGATCGTACTTTATTCCAAAGCTACATGTTTTGTAACTTTTGAATAAAGATTGATATTTTGAATAAAGTCGCGATGCTTTTACCCCTTTAGAATCATGTCTAAAGGGGTATTTTTTATTATGGGAGTGAAATTATATTGTTTATTGTTCGGATGCATATCCTCCTGAAACTGAATGTTGCAAGTGACGTTACGTCACCTATTATAGTTAGGTTATATCATGCAAGGAAAGAGGAATGATGAATGAAGCAAAAGGACATGAATTGGAAGGATCAAGACCCTTGGGGATTAAAAGAATTTCTCTTAATGATGCTACTTGAATTTGTATTTGTCATAGGATGCATAAAATTCTTAGTAAATCCTATTTATTCTCAGTGGTTTGATAATGAGCTATATTCAGGAACTCTAATAGGATTAACAATAGCGATTGTTTTAGTATCAGGTGTGTATTTTATGATCATTCGGCCAAAGAAACTTTCTTGGAGTGAAGTAGGAATCAGGTCATTCTCTATAAAAGATTGGAAACTTATTGTCCTACTAACTATTATATTAATAGTTGGTGATGTAATAGTGATGGTGCTTACTAGCTTTATTGGGAATTCTTATGAGAACAGCAAAACTGAAGCGATACAGCAAAACGTAAATTTCTTTACTGTTTTTATTGCTTTTATTTCTGCGGCGGTCATTTCACCAATATATGAGGAAATTTTTTATCGTGGTTTTTTATATCGATGGCTACGTACACGTTTTGGTATGATGAGGGCTATTTTTCTAAGCTCATTAATCTTTACAATTATCCACATTCCAACTTATAATGCGATGCCTGTAAACTTCTTGAGCGGTATAGTCTTTGCATGGGCGTATGAACGAACTCATTCAATTTGGCCGTCAGTTATTATTCATGGTCTAACTAATGGAATTATGGTTCTGTTGACAGCGATGGGATAGTAGAAATTTGTTGTAAGCAGGTAAAGTATCCAAAGCCACTTAATTTACTTTAGATAGTGAACTATATGTAAAATTAACTATCGGGGAACTATGGTTGAATAAAAATAATCAAACTTTTTTATAAAGGGACGCTTCAATTGAATATAGAAAAGGCGTGTTTTGATCAATCTTTTTTTAAAACACGCTTTTTCTAATTGCTCTTTTATTAAGGCTTATTAAGTTAATTTAATCAAACTTTATTCCAAAGCTAAATTTGTGTTGTACAGAGATAATAAAGTGGGTTAATTTACAATAAAGCCTTTTAAAAAATGCGAGTCATTCTATTCACCAATCAGGCTAGAGTGTGGAGCAACCCATCTTTAAATAAATAGAAACTTTATATGTATGAGTACACTTTTAAGTTGTTGTACACTTTCTTTTTTCCTCACTCTAATGGTTAATATGTCTTTCACTTTAAAGAAGCCTTAAAAGAGAAATCCTCTTTTAAGGCTTTTATGCATGTTCATTATTTCACTGTTATGCTTTTAACCCAAGCAATCGTACGATAACGATGATTAACAACGCTCCTATTGTAAGGACCGTGTTGTTAACAGTGTGGATTAATAACACGTGCCAAATATTTCTTGTCCATAGATAGATTATATTTAGAAATAGACCTGCAAACATGAAGGGGATTGTATCCATTACACTCCCAAAATTATAATAGTGAATGAGTCCGAAAAGGATTGAATTTCCTATTATAATACATGCTTTTCTAAAAAATCCACCCTGTAATATTTTACCGAGAAGTGTATAACGAAAAACAGTATCTTCAATTAATCCTGTAACAATAGGACCTAAAGCGATATAAATTAAGAGCATGAACATTTCAGGACTTGCAGTCAAAGGATCAATTAAAGGGGGAACATCTGTTTCTGTGCTGGTGCTAGTTCCTGGAATAAGTGAGCGAATCAAACTAATTAGAATTTGTAAAAGAACACCACCGACAATAATTAATAGAACGGAACGTTTCCACGCTAATTTAAATTTACTCCAATGTATACGAAGCATCGGAGCATAAACAACCATCAGGAAAAGAAACATGATAATGCGCAAACTGGTATCAATAATTGCCCACAATTGATTTTTTACTGAGAAATATTCAGTGATAAAGCCTGCAAGGAATATTAATGGGATTAAAAGTAAAGTAATATAATCTTTCTTTGTCCACACATTCTCTGAAAAATCTTCTGCTGCGACTAATTTAGTGAATTTATTCATTTGAATTTACAACTCCTAATAACATTAAAAAATCTTACGATGTTACATTTTTTATGCATAACTCCCCATTTTGATATCTATTCTATCATACATATTTCCCTTCAAAAAATACTTATACGCGCTAAGTAAGGTTTAGCTTGTGTATTAACTGTAAACTCTTTTTGAATCAACATACGTATGTACAGTATTTTCTTTATGAAACAAATGTGCAATAGAGGATATTATATATTGAAAAATGATATAATTAAAGTTCGATTATTTATCATAAATATTAATTAAAAAATTGTAACTACTCAGCTACCCTAAGGTTTTAATGGTTTGATAATTTGATTTTCAAGTTATCTCCACAAATTCCTGTTAACACTGGCAATAAGAAAAACAGGAGGTGAAGTGTATGAACTGAAAAGATATTCTTCTTGTTTATAAACAAGGGCCAAATTCTGTTGTGAATTTAGTTGAAACATTATGCACGCGCATAAAAACTCAAAAAATAGTTATAAATCACTACTAATGGACGGGTTACAAAAAACAGCTACAAAAAGTCTACGTGAAAAAACAGATAACCAACCTGGTCATAAAGTGCATACACTTCGCCAAGTGGAACACTCAGATTGTGTTTTTATTCATCCTGTGACAATGTGCTCGTGTTGCCAATCACCATTAGAAAATGAACCTGTTCGCTTGAAAAAAGTGCGACAGGTGTTCGATATCCCGTCTGTTTTCTTTTGAGGTACTTCAACATGAAGCGGAACGAAAAATTTGCCCGCACTGTTTTCATATTGAAGAAGTTCCATTTCCAAAAGGTGTGACAAACGCGACTCAATATGGTCAGCATGTTCAATTGATGGTGAACGATTTGACACAATATCAGTATCTGTCTCTTTAGTAGACGTCTGAATCTTTTGAAATGTGTATCGGCATTCGATCAGTCAAGGCACAATCAACCGCCTCATTCGTTCTTTTAGTGAAAGTTTACAAGAAAATGAAGAGGAAATTCGTTCAAAAATTTTAGCTTCTTCAATTGTTCATTGCGATGAAACAGGACTTCGCAATCAAAGATAAAACTATGGGAAAGGTTCTCAATATGACAAGTGATAGCGCTGATTCACTAGAATGGATTGCTTTGATAGGTCAGCTAAAGCGTTATATGAAGGACGTTCCCAAATATCATTAGAAGAATGGATGAAAAGCGCTTAGAGGAATTTAAAGGTGAGGATGAATTTTTAGATAAACTTTGGGAAATAAGGATGTCGCCAAAACAATCAGAGAAACTGAGATTATATCCAATTGACCAAGATGTGCTTGAGTTTATGGATCAGGCATATGCCATTTTTATCGCCGAAAAGAATAAAGGGGGAAAGAAGGATGAGTACAGAACTACTTCTCCTAATAGGGGGATTGGCCTTATTAGATACGCTAAGCCCTGCCACATTAGGGGTAACAGTATATTTGCTTTTAACAGATAAAGAGAAACTTACTAAACGTTTATTGGTTTATTTATTGACGGTAGCAGGATTTTATTTTGTTGTTGGAGTTTCACTCATGTTAGGATTAGATTTCTTGCTTGAGATAATTTCTGGCGTATTTCAAAATCGAATCGTAAGCTGGATGTTCTTTATTATTGGGGGGATATTGTTCATAGCGAGTTTTTATGTTCCGACAAAGAAAAGCTCAGACCTACCTGCACCAAAATCAAAAAGTATTCTTTCAATGGTAGTTCTAGGGTTCACTACTTCATTCATTGAAGTGGGGACTGCATTTCCTTATTTTGCAGCAATTGGCATAATGACTACTTCTAATCTATCATGGGTGGAATGGTCGTCTATTTTAGCTGGATACAATTTTATTATGGTGTTGCCTTCCCTCGTACTGTTTCTCTTCTATCTCCTGTTTGGAAGGCGGATGCAAACATCTCTCGAGAAGCTTCGAGTGAAAATCGCTAATAATACAGGATCGGCTCTTTCGTGGATTATGTGTATAGTTGGAATTATCATGATTTTGAATAGCCTGGATTATTTGTAGGATGTTTGACCAGAATATTAGATAAAAGTAGATTTAACAATCAGGGCATATTCTAAAATGACGAATTGTGAAAATATTGTAAATTTGACATGGTTTAGGTAGAAAATCAAAATGTAATACACGATGTGTATTACTATAAATATCATAGAAGGGGGAAAGGACATATCGTCAATTCATGGGGACGACCTAAAATAAAAATCCAAAGAACAACAAGTGAATGGATTGGGGATACCATTGGCTATTCATTTTTTTTAGGATCAATTATTTTTTTGATTATTATTTGGGGCAGATTACCTGAGGAAGTACCGGGACATTATAATGCAGCTGGGGTTGTAAATCGCTGGGGGACAAAGTGGGAACTTTTGATTCTACCGGGAATCGGGGCATTCACCCTGCTTTTAATGCAAACCTTAGAAAAGTTTCCAGAAGTACATAACTATCCACAAAGACTGAATGAATCGAATGCTAAGCAGTTTTATTTAAATAGCCGAAAAATGATAAATCAATTAAAAAATGTTTGTTTAGTTGTTTTTGCTTTAATCCAATTTGAGACAATTTCAATCGCTTTAGGTTGGAAAAGTGGTATTGGTAAGTTATTCTTACCAATAATTGTTATTGGGAAAATAAGGAAATTGAAAATTAAATAATTCGGGCCGAATAAACAATCTAATTTACATGGCTGCATTGTTATTTTACATATTGTGATTTGAAATAAAGTTAAGATGTTCTTTAAAAATAAATAAAGTTTCTGTAGTATCTAAAGAAAAGAGCCGACTCTAAAAATATTCAGTGTCGGCTCTTTTATACAATAATAGAATGGTTGTTTATTTCTACCATATAATGGAAATAAAGTCGTACCGTTTATCCTTTGAGATACACATTGTCTAAAGGAGGTTCCGTCAAGCAAAAGACATAAAACTCACGTTCAGATATTTGATTAGTGATAACCCTATAAGGAATCGACTTTTTATTTATCCCTTTAAAGGTGGATATTTTAATTCTTTTGAGGTAAGTCCATTACCACCCCATATTTTTTTCTGAATAACTTCTGCTTTGCTATGATAAGCAGAAAAATAAACCACTCCATCTTAGTATTGATACTGATAATATAAATGCTAACTCTACATTTTAGATTGAATTCGCATCTATATTATATTTAAAATGTTTATTTTGTAATCTTTATACTAGTAAAATTCATAACTAACCTATGTATTAGATTGTATTATGATTTAAATAACAGTAAACCTATGTTCTTACGGTGCTTTTATCAGAAAATTTGAAAATATGTAAAAATGCATATTTTCAAAAAAAGTTTTAGGTGTATAATTAATTTGTCCAGAATAATCTGGTAATTAAAAAGAGGTTTATATTATGAAGGTATTAAAACAAAAACTAATTAATGGAGGTGACGAAATATATCTAAAAAATGATATAACTTGTGAAAGAAGTGTGCAGATTAAACAGTAGTTTAAGGTGCTGTTTTTATTATTTTTAAGTTAATTAATTTTTTAACTGGTAATGTTAATACCCTCTCAATTTTAGTACTAGAATTAGTAGCATTCTGGATCAAAAAAGTAGTTTTTAATTTTAGAATATGGAGAAGAAATATGACTAATAAGAAATTACTTATTACTGGGTATGTAACAACTCTTTTGGGAAGCTATACATATGATCAATACATTAAATGGGTTATTTTAGATGAAACTAATAGTGCAGCATTTTTGGGAATAGCAACAGCAATTACATCAGTTGCGCTGTTTTTTGCTCAATTTTTAGGAGGGATTGCAGCTGATAAATATTCGCCAAAAAGAACAATGTGTGCTATGGAATTAATCAGTGCAACCGCAGCGTTATTATCAATGGTATGTATTATGATGAACTTCGATCTACTAATAACCGTTATTATTTTAAATACTGTGTTAGTATTAACAAGCTCAGTGTATTCAATAGCTTCTAAGGCTGCATTACCATACTTTGTAGTTACAGATCACCTTAAATCATTTAATAGTATTCAAACTGCATGTAAAAATGTATTAACTCTAGTAAGTCCAATATTAGCGTATATAATGGTCAAAATTGGTATCAATCCCATATATGCAATACTTTTGAATTTAATTACATTTCTATTAAACACTTTTTGGTTAATACGTTTAAAGCCAATTTCAATAGAAACAAAAAAGGTTGTTACTATAAAATTTAGGGAAGCATTTAACATTTTATATAGTGATCGTATAATTTTCAAAATGATAATTGCAGCTGGAATATTAAATTTTTATTTGTTTGGATTTGAATTGTTGGAAAAATCAATTGGAAAAATCTATTTTTCATCTGTAAGTATCTATATGTTAATTGGAATAGCAGCTGCAATAGGAGCGATTTTTGCGGCATTTTTGGTTCACTCTAAAAATGATAGTGTTCAAAGAATTCTTTCGTTTATAGATGTTAAAAAGATGATCTTTTTACAGGGGATGGTTATTTTACCTTTTGTACTATTTTCCAACCTATATACCTTTTTATTTGCAACCTTTTTTATATCATTTTTAACAATTATGTTTAATATTGAATTCTTTACATTAGTTCAACTAAATATAGACCGTACAATTTTGGGGAAAGTTTTTGCTATTATATTTTTGATAGCAACGTCTACTGCTCCAATAGCAAATCTAGTGTATGGATATTTAATAGAATATGATGTTTTAATTACTTGTATAGTAACTATGGTTGGTTTAATTATACTTTCTCTAATTATTCCTAGAACAGAAAATAGGAGTTGACTTATATGGTTACATTTAATGAAGAAACGTATCAAAATTTTATTGATGATGTTTTAGAGAACAGACAAAAGAAATGTTTTGGATTTTTTTTAGCCAAATCAGATTCACCTGAACATATTCACAGCTATTTCTTTATGAAAAAGGATAAAAGAGGCGAATATGATTTTGAAAATATAGATAACTATTATAAAACGCATCAAACAGCAGGATTTTTAGCAGATTTTCAAGAGTTGATTGAATTAGAAAAATACATTAGAGCGAATAACTTAATAAAAGTGGGTGTTTTTCATTCACATATGCGGCATCCAGCAATTTTTGATTTAATAGATCTAAAATTACATCCCACTGATGAACTTTGGCATTTAATAATAGCTATTAAGAATATTGAAAAGCCTATTATCAGAATATTCGGCACTAATAATGGTGAAATTAAAGAGAAAGAATTTATGGTATTGAGGGGGGAATAGAAGTGAAATTACAGGAAGATAAAATTCTAGAACGATTTATAGATGAATTGAAAAAACCTGTTAAAAATAGTTATCAATTATACAATGACTATGTTCTTTTATGTAGTTCTAATAATCGGGAAATTCGTATTAAAATGAAAGAATTAGAGATACAAAATCAAAAGAGATTTTTGAAATATTTGGAACCAGATATGATCTCAATTGAAACATGTAGTTACAATCAGAGTGATTATGCGAAACCACATTCGTATATATATGATTCTGAATGTTGTGAAAATATAGATATTTATAATTTTCAAATGTCTAAAACATGCATAACAAAAGAATTATACCAATTATATGATAAGGGGTATCAAAATGATTATCCTTCGGACTCACCGGTAGTAGATGTCAACTGGTATGAAGCAATGATGTTTTCGTATTGGATAGGATGCCGATTACCTTTAGAAGTAGAGTGGGAATATGTTGCTAATGTAGGATTAGAGGATATTCCTTTTGAGAATGACATCATGCTAGATTATGCTTGGTACAGTATGAATAGTAATAACTATTTAGAAAGCGTAGGGAAAAAGTTGCCTAATAAATTTGGAATATATGATATGCAAGGATTGGTATGGGAATGGTGTCTTGATTCAATAGAATTAGATAAAAATCCTTATTTAATCCAAAGATACATTCCTTATCGTGTTTGTCGTGGTGGAAGTTTTTATTCGTTTTTAGAAGTTTTATCACCTACATATCGATATGGAGAAAAAGAAGTATATTCATCTAGAGATTTAGGTTTTAGGGTTGTGAAATCTGACGTAGTAATTTAAAAAACATATATTGGAGAAGGAGAGTTTTAGTTTATGAAATTATTTTTAACAGATCATTTATTAGTGAGGTTAGGTAATGAGGTTAAATTAGAGGATAATGGTACATTCTTTGTGGATGTTAATACTTATAAAGATTTGAAAAATGAGTTAAAAAAATATCCATTGTATACAGAATTATATCAAGAAGATGGGAAATTAAAGAATAAGTATTTTTTAGTACTAAATAATGAGGTAATTGAGGAAGAACATATTGAAAAAATACAATTTAATAGTGATATGGAATTAACAGTACTGTTACAATTTGCAGGAGGTTGAGATTATGATATTAACAGAAGAAAAATTAATATCAAAAATTATGGATTTTGTGTGTTATGAAAAAAACTATTTTTATGTTTTGGCTAAAGTTTATAATGTAGGGGATTTTGAATTATTTTATATGGATAGATGGATTGACTGGGAGTTCAAAGAAAATGGTTCAGAGCCAATTTTAACTACAAATAATGCATTTAAACAAAATTTAATAAAAAGAAATATATTAGTTGCACATACTGCTAAATTTAATGACATTTATTCTGAACTAATAAATGAAACTAGTTTAGGAAATAAAATAAATATGGTAGTTGAAATGGATCATATTGATGGAACACGTTATTATACAAATACTTTAATTGAGAAAGTAACATCAACAAAAGTTCTGTATACAAAAATAAATGAAAATATGCAGAAAATAAATGTAGAAATGAGTAGAGAGGATTTTGTAGAAAGATTACCGAAAGAGTTGGAATTAGAATATGAGGTAATTCGATATGATGAAGATCTTCATAGACAATTAAACATTTCAGATTCTGAATTGTGTAAAAAAATCTTAAAAGAATGGATGGATTTCTCAATTGTAGATGAACAATTATATATGAGAGGGCAATTGGTTAAATATAATATATACGCTTTTGAGTCTATGATTAATTATTTGCAAAATGAAAAAGATAATATTTTAAAGAATATTAATCATGAAAAAAATATACAAAATAGACTAGGTAAGCAAATTGAAAATAAGATTTTGCCACTTATTGTGCTATATGAGTATTTTATTGAAAAACAGATGGTAAAAGATAATAATATTTCGGTTACATTAAGAAAATCAATAAATCAACTTAAGGTAATGCTGGGATTAATTGTAGAATTGAGTGATGAAAATTATTATGAGCATTATGTTGCAACGTTTAAAAATATTGCACAACAAATTCAAGACTTACAGGCAGGAATTTATAATGTAATTTTAGATTTATTAACTACAAACAATAAAGGGGTATAGTATTATGAAACAACAAATTCTTGCAGTTATGGAAAGATTACTAGCAAAACAAGATTTTCAAAATCTATGTGAAAATTATGATGCATTAAAAGAAGAGAAAGTTTTTAAGTTAGGGATTGACTCAATCCGTGTTATGAAATTGGTTTTAGAAGTAACAAAAGAATTTAATATTACTATTGATTTTACAACACTTGATTTGAAAAATTTCGAAACCATTCAAAAAATTGAAGCGTATATAGAGGGGAGCAATAATAAGTGAGTGGATTTCAATATACCTTTAAAAAGGAGCTTCAGCCTCTTGTATTGGATCAATTAAAATATCAATTGCATTATTTTCTCCCACAGCTAGAGGGAAGATTTATGTTAGGTACTAAAATATTTCACATTTTAGACGAATTAGAAATAAGTTTAAATGAATTAGAGACCCTGAAAAAAATATTCGAACGTTATGAAGAGCTAAATGAATTACCCCTTCAAAATCAGGACAGTGTTATTTGGAATGTAGAAAACACAGAAGGTTATTTAAGTGAAAATCAAATATCATTCGACAGAATATTCGAAGAAGAGTTTATAGAAAAAGTAAAAAAATTTATTAATATCAGTATAAAGGTACAAAAAGGATTAAATATTTATAATAAAATTTGGATAGAACTATTAAAAGAACTTGATGAAAAAATATATGAATATTTTTCTACTATTTTTGAATTGTCAGAGATATATGCTCCACATATGATTGAACTAGAAGAATTAGAACGTACAGGGTACCTGAAGAATAGCTTTCATCATTTATGCTATACCTCCCACACAACAAAGGACTACACAAAATTTCCTCATGATGGTGTTGAAAGAAGTAAGATAGGAAAGTATTTAGATGTTAACCAGAAGTATGTTTTGAATCCAGCACTTTGCTTACATGTATATCCACAGCTAAGGGATAAGCAAGGAGTAAACAATACAGTTTATACAATTAAAGGCAGTTGTTTCCGAGATGAATCTGGAAATTTAAATAATACAACAAGACTTCTTGAGTTTGTTATGCGAGAGTTCGTTTTCTTTGGAACAGAAGAATTTATAGCTGAGTGCCATAAACAACTTGTAGATTTTTGGATACTGTTAATGAAAAAAATAAATTTGAAATTTGAAATAAAAATTGCGAATGATATATTCTTTGATGATAATACTGACAGCAAACTCTTTTCACAAGTGTATTCTGATAATAAATTAGAGCTAGTTGTACATGTAAAGGATTTAGAAGTATCAGTGTCCTCAGTAAACAAACATATGTATCATTTTTCAGATGTTTATAATATTACAAATGAACCTGGGAAGTTGGCTCAAACAATGTGTATGGGCTTAGGCTATAACCGGATTTTAGAAATGATCAGTAGAGAGAATCAGAACAGGGAAGTTGAAAAATAAAGAAAGGAGGCTTTAATTATGAATGTTTTAGTGATAGAGCCACCACTTTTTATGTTTGAAAAGTTTGAAAAAGA
The window above is part of the Bacillus cytotoxicus NVH 391-98 genome. Proteins encoded here:
- a CDS encoding ATP-grasp domain-containing protein, with the protein product MNKKNILVLGNIYKVKDYLDYDNYNYHLITSYFDISQLSNELKNSIKYHAISTNDTFDVSCFENKFDSILEITKEIIEHFGNIEAIISTNEATVVVASKLRGILNINKGLVSPNAIFLRDKIKMKERLKDTVPLADFSEITKEDYQTIVEQFIKKYKKIVIKPSNQAGGCGIKIVSDYQDAINHINELFDQSDKISVEQYISGTIMHFDGIIKNGILVNFMVCKKVGTAYDYINNNNVLSTIVVSDSELINKAKEFTIKCFEQFDIQNTVFHLEVIYYENKFIFLEIAGRPPGGNIVNLYNYAYEFDFYKHSYFLDLNETIPNIYFQNNFALSLIPVPNLKEYTIKNVRGIDNLPINIVNITFKGIGSKNQYRPFDPFDSICQVYFTWESEKDLTNTIAYIENNIKFECLEHLQ
- a CDS encoding MFS transporter, whose product is MIFRNLNHNLKIRLLTSFLQNSIMFSIIPFMSLYLSAYMGVIAAGLYLIIAVVVNFLASLIGGHISDVFSKKGIILTNSYVNVLVFLSMTICIYTEQRLVTLFSILFICSQLIYGIMKPAQDAITIESITEETRREYSVIQYWINNLSMALGITIGGAVYNNYKSELFITATAILLINSIIIKLFLQDININKIHKSNESFLINTLNSYKEVYKDKPYVNLVLGLAFVMMAELSMSSYIVVRLKEDFTTVGFYGFSIDGVKLYSILMIINTFIVISMTFVFSRISQKMSPNQSITIGVLLYISGYSVMVISSNIYILIVSMVIATIGELLYAPAYNSERIRIIPIDKRGAYSAVAGFSNKIGNMLSKSALIISAVLAPNFIALYIFLTGIIGLFLISNSLFNNKNINYLENDQTFL
- a CDS encoding CPBP family intramembrane glutamic endopeptidase codes for the protein MKQKDMNWKDQDPWGLKEFLLMMLLEFVFVIGCIKFLVNPIYSQWFDNELYSGTLIGLTIAIVLVSGVYFMIIRPKKLSWSEVGIRSFSIKDWKLIVLLTIILIVGDVIVMVLTSFIGNSYENSKTEAIQQNVNFFTVFIAFISAAVISPIYEEIFYRGFLYRWLRTRFGMMRAIFLSSLIFTIIHIPTYNAMPVNFLSGIVFAWAYERTHSIWPSVIIHGLTNGIMVLLTAMG
- a CDS encoding CPBP family intramembrane glutamic endopeptidase, whose protein sequence is MNKFTKLVAAEDFSENVWTKKDYITLLLIPLIFLAGFITEYFSVKNQLWAIIDTSLRIIMFLFLMVVYAPMLRIHWSKFKLAWKRSVLLIIVGGVLLQILISLIRSLIPGTSTSTETDVPPLIDPLTASPEMFMLLIYIALGPIVTGLIEDTVFRYTLLGKILQGGFFRKACIIIGNSILFGLIHYYNFGSVMDTIPFMFAGLFLNIIYLWTRNIWHVLLIHTVNNTVLTIGALLIIVIVRLLGLKA
- a CDS encoding IS66 family transposase — protein: MYRHSISQGTINRLIRSFSESLQENEEEIRSKILASSIVHCDETGLRNQR
- a CDS encoding GAP family protein, which encodes MSTELLLLIGGLALLDTLSPATLGVTVYLLLTDKEKLTKRLLVYLLTVAGFYFVVGVSLMLGLDFLLEIISGVFQNRIVSWMFFIIGGILFIASFYVPTKKSSDLPAPKSKSILSMVVLGFTTSFIEVGTAFPYFAAIGIMTTSNLSWVEWSSILAGYNFIMVLPSLVLFLFYLLFGRRMQTSLEKLRVKIANNTGSALSWIMCIVGIIMILNSLDYL
- a CDS encoding DUF1648 domain-containing protein, which codes for MQRTTSEWIGDTIGYSFFLGSIIFLIIIWGRLPEEVPGHYNAAGVVNRWGTKWELLILPGIGAFTLLLMQTLEKFPEVHNYPQRLNESNAKQFYLNSRKMINQLKNVCLVVFALIQFETISIALGWKSGIGKLFLPIIVIGKIRKLKIK